A window of Stenotrophomonas indicatrix genomic DNA:
GTTCCAGGTGAAGACCGGCGGCTACTCGGTGGAGTTCGGTCGCAGCACCGGCGGCGTCATCAACGCCGTCACCCGCTCGGGCAGCAACGACTTCAAGGCCGGTGCCGAACTGGTTTTCGAGCCACGCGCCTGGCAGTCGCAGGCGCGCGACCGCTATGACGGCGACGGCAGCCGTTACATCACCGCCAGCCGTGACGACTACTCGCGCAGTGCGCTGAATGTGTTCGCCTCCGGTGCGCTGGTGCAGGACCGGCTGTTCTTCTTCGGCATGTACGAAGCGCGCGACTACACGCCCAATTCGACCAATGATGCCGGTACCGTGTTCAACCGGGGTACTGCCGATGATCCGTTCTGGGGCGGCAAGCTGGATTGGCAGATCACCGACAACCAGATGCTGTCGCTGTTCGGATTCTCCGACAAGAGCGATACCGTCACCGACGTCTATCGCTACGACCATGACACCGGCACTGTCGCAGCCGAGCGCAACAACCAGATCTACAACACGGTGGGCGGCAGGAACTGGTCGGGCACCTACAGCTGGCAGGTCAACAACGATCTGACCATGAAGCTGATGTATGGTGAGAACAAGCGCAACCGCACGCAGAGCTCGTTGATGGACGAGAACTGCAACCGCGTGTTCGACAACCGCACTGCCAGCCAGGGCGTGCCTTCCAACCTGCAGGGTGACCGCAGCTGCACCAGCAGCTCGCAGCTGGAGTCGGCGCTGGATACGCGCAAGGCCGCGCGCGCCGACTTTGAATGGTCCATCGGCAACCATCTGCTGCGCTTTGGCCTGGACCGCGAAGAAAACACCTCCGACTACGAGCGCGCCTATCCCGGTCCCGGTGGCCTGCGCTACGACATCTACTACCGCACGCCGGGCAGTTCACTCAACGGCGGCACCGTGCCCGCCAGCGGCCTGGTCGCGCGTACCCGCCGCTACGAAGTGGCCGGTTCGTTCGAGACCATCAACTCAGCCTACTACCTGGAAGACAACTGGCAGGTCACCCCGAACTTCCTGCTCAACATCGGCGCGCGCGTGGAAGGGTTCGACAACAAGGGCGGCGACGGCGACAGCTACATCAAGATAGACAACATGATCGCGCCACGCCTGGGCTTCGCCTGGGACGTGCGTGGTGATGGCACCACCAAGGTGTTCGGCAACCTGGGTCGTTACTACCTGCCGGTGGCCAACGTCATCAACATCAAGCAGGCCGGTGGCTTCCTCGATGAGCGCACCTGGTATGAGTTCCTGGGCTACACCGGCGCCGCCAACAACGTGCCGAACCTGGGCGGCCAGATCGGTCCGGTCGACAATTCGCAGGGCGATGGCAGCGTGCCGGACCTGCGCGCCGAGGTGAACCGGGACATGGATCCGGTCTATCAGGATGAGGCGATTCTAGGCTTCCAGCACATGCTGAGTGAATCGTGGTCGGTTGCCGCCAGCGTCACCTACCGGCGCCTGAGCAACGCCATCGATGACATGAACATCACCGCCACCGGCCAGTGTGGTGCGATCGACGGCGTCTGGATCATGGGAAACCCCGGGCGCACGAACACAGTCTGGGGGGACACCAATTGCGATGGCAGCAACGATGGCTGGATCGACATCGACACCTCCAAGGAAGGCTGGGCGCTGTATGACGACGACGGCAATTACGTGGGCCAACGCGGCTGGGTGAAGCCCAAGCGTGACTACAAGGCGCTGGAACTGCAGGTCGATCGCGCGTGGGATGGCAAGTGGGGCTTCAATGCGTCCTATACGCTGGCCTATGGCCGCGGCAACGCCGAAGGCCCGGTCAACTCCGATACCGACTTCGCCGACGCTGGCCGCACCGAGAACTTCGACAACCCATGGGTGAACTACCGCGGTTATGGCTATCTGGCCAATGACCGCCGCCACCAGTTCAAGTTCCGCGGCAGCTACGCGCTGACCGAGAACCTCAGCGTGGCCGCCACCCTGGGCGTGCAGTCGGGCAGCCCGATCACCCGCTTCGGTGCGGGTAATCCCTTCGACGACACCGACTTCCACAGCTATTACGTGTGTGTGTCCAACTGCCAGTCGACGGTCCCCTCCGAACGCGTGTTCGTGCATTCGCCGCGCGGTGGCGATGGCCGTACCCCGTGGACCTACGATCTGGACGTCAGCGTTTCCTACAAGGTGCCGATCCCCACTGACCTGCGCCTGAAGCTGGCGGTGTACAACGTGCTCAACCAGCAGCGCGTGGTCACCGTGGACCAGGACTACGAGCCGCAGGACAGC
This region includes:
- a CDS encoding TonB-dependent receptor, which gives rise to MKAYNIKRAALCVALGACLATLAPSAFAQDGAVVGRLTSNAGQVPAGATVTVRNPATGFVRSVQADSKGSYRIPLLPVGTYDMEVSLPGGAASRVGQVTVSLGSATTVNVPLGAVSTLGTVEVRAPQVVSMVDVKSTESATNITREELSRLPVDRDITAVALLAPGAVKGKGSLGGQGISFGGSSVAENTVYINGLNVTDFYNRVGFSSVPFSFYQEFQVKTGGYSVEFGRSTGGVINAVTRSGSNDFKAGAELVFEPRAWQSQARDRYDGDGSRYITASRDDYSRSALNVFASGALVQDRLFFFGMYEARDYTPNSTNDAGTVFNRGTADDPFWGGKLDWQITDNQMLSLFGFSDKSDTVTDVYRYDHDTGTVAAERNNQIYNTVGGRNWSGTYSWQVNNDLTMKLMYGENKRNRTQSSLMDENCNRVFDNRTASQGVPSNLQGDRSCTSSSQLESALDTRKAARADFEWSIGNHLLRFGLDREENTSDYERAYPGPGGLRYDIYYRTPGSSLNGGTVPASGLVARTRRYEVAGSFETINSAYYLEDNWQVTPNFLLNIGARVEGFDNKGGDGDSYIKIDNMIAPRLGFAWDVRGDGTTKVFGNLGRYYLPVANVINIKQAGGFLDERTWYEFLGYTGAANNVPNLGGQIGPVDNSQGDGSVPDLRAEVNRDMDPVYQDEAILGFQHMLSESWSVAASVTYRRLSNAIDDMNITATGQCGAIDGVWIMGNPGRTNTVWGDTNCDGSNDGWIDIDTSKEGWALYDDDGNYVGQRGWVKPKRDYKALELQVDRAWDGKWGFNASYTLAYGRGNAEGPVNSDTDFADAGRTENFDNPWVNYRGYGYLANDRRHQFKFRGSYALTENLSVAATLGVQSGSPITRFGAGNPFDDTDFHSYYVCVSNCQSTVPSERVFVHSPRGGDGRTPWTYDLDVSVSYKVPIPTDLRLKLAVYNVLNQQRVVTVDQDYEPQDSIGTPNPMYGYGTGFQSPRYAQLTVTWNY